A part of Micromonospora chersina genomic DNA contains:
- a CDS encoding sigma-70 family RNA polymerase sigma factor: MLRAPLESPAVRAERMTALHADHAPAVLRLLLVLTRGQRQTAEDLLQETLLRAWRHLDSVPVEPDAARRWLLTVARRLVIDGVRLRRGRPAEVHLVDMTWIPAGDDTTGTALAAYAIRRALGRLSPAQRSLLSEVYLVGRSPAEVAGRLGVPIGTVKSRTHHALRALRTNLDAA; encoded by the coding sequence GTGCTACGGGCACCCCTGGAATCACCGGCCGTCCGGGCCGAGCGCATGACCGCGCTGCACGCGGACCACGCCCCCGCGGTGCTGCGGCTCCTGCTCGTGCTGACCCGCGGCCAGCGGCAGACCGCCGAGGACCTGCTCCAGGAGACGCTGCTGCGCGCGTGGCGGCACCTCGACTCGGTGCCCGTCGAGCCCGATGCCGCCCGGCGGTGGCTCCTCACCGTCGCCCGGCGCCTCGTCATCGACGGCGTCCGGCTGCGCCGGGGCCGCCCGGCCGAGGTCCACCTCGTCGACATGACCTGGATCCCGGCCGGTGACGACACCACCGGCACGGCGCTCGCCGCGTACGCCATCCGCCGCGCGCTCGGCCGGCTGAGCCCGGCGCAGCGCAGCCTGCTCTCCGAGGTGTACCTGGTGGGGCGGTCGCCGGCGGAGGTCGCGGGCCGGCTGGGGGTGCCGATCGGCACGGTGAAGTCCCGCACCCACCACGCGCTGCGCGCCCTGCGCACCAACCTCGACGCGGCCTGA
- a CDS encoding VOC family protein, whose protein sequence is MTCQLFAISFDATRPRRLAEFWSGVLGREVADDPLGGVALLPDDDAGFRIRFLPTASEKVGQNRAHFDLTSTSLEDQRQTVARALELGGRHIDVGQGPEADHVVLADPDGNEFCVIEPGNNFLAGCGFVGALACDGTQKVGYFWSAALGWPLVWDQDEETAIQSPLGGPKITWGGPPLMPRTGKQRLHFDLVPPAGGDQRAEVDRLLTLGATRIDIGQGDVSWVVLADPDGNEFCVLPAR, encoded by the coding sequence ATGACGTGTCAACTGTTCGCGATCAGCTTCGACGCGACCCGACCTCGGCGTCTCGCGGAGTTCTGGTCCGGCGTCCTGGGCCGCGAGGTGGCCGACGATCCACTTGGCGGAGTCGCGCTCCTGCCCGACGACGACGCCGGGTTCCGGATCCGCTTCCTTCCCACCGCGAGTGAGAAGGTCGGCCAGAACCGGGCCCACTTCGACCTCACGAGCACCTCGCTGGAGGACCAGCGGCAGACCGTGGCGAGAGCGCTGGAACTGGGCGGGCGGCACATCGACGTCGGCCAGGGTCCGGAGGCGGATCACGTGGTGCTCGCCGACCCCGACGGCAACGAGTTCTGCGTCATCGAACCCGGCAACAACTTCCTCGCCGGCTGCGGCTTCGTCGGCGCGCTGGCCTGCGACGGCACGCAGAAGGTCGGCTACTTCTGGAGTGCGGCGCTGGGGTGGCCGCTGGTCTGGGACCAGGACGAGGAGACCGCGATCCAGTCACCGCTCGGCGGCCCGAAGATCACCTGGGGCGGCCCGCCGCTGATGCCGAGGACCGGCAAGCAGCGGCTGCACTTCGACCTCGTGCCACCTGCCGGCGGTGACCAGCGGGCGGAGGTCGACCGGCTGCTGACCCTCGGCGCGACCCGGATCGACATCGGCCAGGGCGACGTCAGCTGGGTGGTGCTGGCCGACCCCGACGGCAACGAGTTCTGCGTGCTGCCGGCCCGGTAG
- a CDS encoding MFS transporter encodes MVRRPLGRQFGWLWASYAVSAYGSALGFGALPLIAVLVLDASPAQVSALSAVGPAVGALIAVPLGPWVEFRRKRPVMIAMDLARFAAMLTIPVAYALGRLSFVQLLVVSAVAAAAKIAFGAASGAYLKALVRRDDLLVANARFESTTWSSIAVGPPLGGAAIGLFGPVTTVVADALSYLLSALGVTAIRDREEHPPRTDRSRVRAGELLDGWRHLLAHPGLRALYLNQLLVSGLIMATEPLLAVLLLRELGFPPWQYGLAFAAPCLGGLVGSRLARRVVARHGQHRILRTVGTLRAVWLIGLAFVQPGVAGLATVIAVELAIIISMSLYNPVLATYRLEHTPSDRVARTLSAWSISSSAAIAVLSALGGLLAGATSPRTAIVVAGLLILASPLLLPRRPDSPSVPDRELAAAG; translated from the coding sequence GTGGTCAGGCGGCCCCTGGGCCGGCAGTTCGGATGGTTGTGGGCGTCCTACGCGGTCAGCGCGTACGGCTCGGCGCTGGGGTTCGGCGCGTTGCCGCTGATCGCCGTGCTGGTGTTGGACGCCAGCCCCGCCCAGGTGTCCGCGCTGTCGGCGGTGGGGCCGGCGGTGGGCGCGCTCATCGCCGTGCCCCTCGGGCCGTGGGTGGAGTTCCGCCGCAAGCGGCCGGTGATGATCGCCATGGACCTGGCCCGGTTCGCGGCCATGCTGACGATCCCGGTCGCCTACGCCCTCGGCCGGCTCAGCTTCGTCCAGTTGCTCGTCGTGTCGGCCGTGGCCGCCGCCGCCAAGATCGCCTTCGGCGCGGCCAGCGGCGCCTACCTCAAGGCGCTCGTCCGGCGCGACGACCTGCTCGTGGCCAACGCGCGGTTCGAGTCCACGACCTGGAGTTCCATCGCCGTCGGGCCGCCGCTGGGCGGAGCCGCCATCGGGCTGTTCGGGCCGGTGACCACGGTGGTGGCCGACGCGCTCAGCTACCTGCTGTCCGCGCTGGGCGTCACGGCGATCCGCGACCGGGAGGAGCACCCGCCGCGGACCGACCGGAGCCGGGTACGGGCCGGCGAGCTGCTCGACGGCTGGCGGCATCTGCTGGCCCATCCCGGCCTGCGTGCGCTCTACCTCAACCAGTTGCTCGTCAGCGGTCTGATCATGGCCACCGAGCCGCTGCTGGCCGTGCTCCTGCTCCGCGAGCTGGGATTCCCGCCCTGGCAGTACGGCCTCGCCTTCGCCGCCCCCTGCCTCGGCGGCCTCGTCGGCTCACGCCTCGCCCGCCGCGTCGTGGCGCGCCACGGCCAGCATCGGATCCTCCGTACGGTCGGCACGCTGCGCGCGGTCTGGCTCATCGGCCTCGCCTTCGTCCAGCCCGGTGTCGCCGGCCTCGCGACGGTGATCGCCGTGGAGCTCGCGATCATCATCAGCATGAGCCTGTACAACCCGGTGCTCGCCACCTACCGGCTGGAGCACACCCCCTCCGACCGCGTCGCCCGCACCCTGTCGGCCTGGTCGATCAGCAGCAGCGCCGCCATCGCCGTCCTCAGCGCGCTCGGCGGCCTGCTCGCGGGCGCCACCAGCCCGCGCACCGCCATCGTGGTCGCGGGCCTGCTGATCCTCGCCAGCCCGCTGCTGCTGCCCCGCCGCCCGGATTCCCCGTCCGTGCCCGACCGTGAGCTGGCCGCGGCCGGGTGA
- a CDS encoding S8 family serine peptidase, with product MRSVRTLSALALAVLGVSMAAPGGTPASAQPRAAKPATPPAVASKPRTVTLVTGDVVHVGSVNGRTTVDVVPGKGRERIPFLTHSAGEDVRVIPADAVGLLNRGKLDERLFDVSALIGFGYDDTRATLPLIVQHGGATPAGLAGARTTRQLSGASAVAESRAEAVSFWNDLTSSAGGTERRLRAGFDKIWLDGLRHPTLDVSVPLTGAPQAWQAGWTGKGVKVGVIDTGVDQTHPDLAGRVAAAENFTADPDTLDRVGHGTHVASTIAGTAAASQGRYKGMAPDATLYSAKVCTEVGCPESAILAGMTWAAQQGVKVANMSLGGTDSPETDPIEAALADLTHRYGVLFVVAAGNDGEGGESTVNSPGSVDEALTVGAVSKTGELAEFSSRGPRSGDAGVKPDVTAPGVGILAARSSTSDLWPNDENPQYTSLNGTSMATPHVAGAAAILTQQHPDWTPERIKSTLMAAAKPSATIGVYEQGAGFLDVARATRQTVTTDPVSVAFERTTTAQKHTITYANSGSSALTLALSLDAKDADGAPAPAGLFGLDASSVTVPAGGTATVTVTVQAGAGLPDHYFGGEVTATGDGVQVQTPVALDVARHRLSLKLVGPDGGAPTAEQGWVTLLTDLDRQTTMVFGDPTATTYRVRAGRYLVQTYLLTGDPFLPDVTSLMRPSLDLTTDQSLTMDARLAKPVTVTVPNPKATAVHQEFGWTIRTEQPQIWGSNDPFGVVMGLPLDHVRTAQIGAGRTPGFVSYVNGIWGQVAEDGSLHNSPYVYRVYFYEPEKMMTGLTRRLRAGDFATVRSRVSADVAGVPVSRTAVAHAPGNSPIYRDERNIPPSFSYDAPGTITEYYNQDKKAVWQSTSSQLRYTYYESPWTSFQAGRTYDVRWANGVAGPVFPEPNFGQQFATRYWGDLLGGPGPLHGDGSGHMGFRHPRGGSVEVSLYRDGVKIGDATQAPWVWNVPAEKGDYRLAATFRSDPAFTLSTVVDAEWTFTSTHVADGDLVKLPMTAIRFSPDLDIDNRAPADRMFAIPISLDRQIGAAPGRTTALTVEASFDDGQTWQRLTVRRSGEKAVAWVRNPTGSGFVSLRAAAADTGGNTVKQTIIRAYRY from the coding sequence ATGCGTTCAGTTCGTACGTTATCGGCGCTGGCACTGGCGGTGCTGGGCGTCTCGATGGCGGCTCCGGGCGGCACACCCGCCTCGGCGCAGCCCCGGGCCGCGAAGCCGGCGACCCCACCCGCTGTCGCGTCCAAGCCCCGGACCGTCACTCTGGTCACCGGCGACGTCGTCCACGTCGGCAGCGTGAACGGCCGGACGACTGTCGACGTCGTGCCGGGCAAGGGACGGGAACGGATCCCGTTCCTCACCCACAGTGCCGGCGAGGACGTGCGGGTCATCCCCGCCGACGCCGTCGGCCTGCTCAACCGGGGCAAGCTCGACGAGCGGCTCTTCGACGTCTCGGCGCTCATCGGCTTCGGCTACGACGACACCCGGGCCACCCTTCCGCTCATCGTCCAGCACGGCGGCGCGACCCCCGCCGGCCTCGCCGGCGCCCGGACCACCCGGCAGCTCTCCGGAGCCAGCGCCGTCGCGGAGAGCCGCGCGGAGGCGGTCTCCTTCTGGAACGACCTCACGTCCTCCGCGGGTGGCACCGAGCGGCGCCTGCGGGCCGGGTTCGACAAGATCTGGCTCGACGGGCTGCGCCACCCCACCCTCGACGTCAGCGTCCCGCTGACCGGCGCGCCCCAGGCCTGGCAGGCCGGCTGGACGGGCAAGGGGGTGAAGGTCGGCGTGATCGACACCGGCGTCGACCAGACCCACCCCGACCTGGCCGGCCGCGTCGCCGCCGCGGAGAACTTCACCGCCGACCCGGACACCCTGGACCGGGTGGGCCACGGCACCCACGTCGCCTCCACCATCGCCGGCACCGCGGCCGCGTCGCAGGGCCGGTACAAGGGCATGGCGCCGGACGCGACCCTCTACAGCGCCAAGGTGTGCACCGAGGTGGGCTGCCCGGAGTCGGCGATCCTGGCCGGCATGACCTGGGCGGCGCAGCAGGGCGTCAAGGTCGCCAACATGAGCCTCGGCGGCACGGACAGCCCGGAGACCGACCCGATCGAGGCGGCCCTGGCCGACCTCACCCACCGCTACGGCGTCCTCTTCGTCGTCGCCGCGGGCAACGACGGCGAGGGCGGCGAGTCCACGGTGAACTCGCCCGGCAGCGTGGACGAGGCGCTGACCGTGGGCGCCGTGTCCAAGACGGGCGAGTTGGCCGAGTTCTCCAGCCGGGGCCCGCGCAGCGGCGACGCCGGCGTCAAGCCGGACGTCACCGCACCGGGCGTCGGCATCCTCGCCGCCCGCAGCTCGACCTCCGACCTGTGGCCGAACGACGAGAACCCGCAGTACACCAGCCTCAACGGCACCTCCATGGCGACCCCGCACGTGGCCGGCGCGGCGGCTATCCTGACCCAGCAGCACCCGGACTGGACGCCCGAGCGGATCAAGTCCACGCTGATGGCGGCCGCGAAGCCGAGCGCCACCATCGGCGTCTACGAGCAGGGCGCGGGCTTCCTCGACGTCGCCCGGGCGACCCGGCAGACCGTCACGACCGACCCGGTCAGCGTCGCCTTCGAGCGCACCACCACCGCGCAGAAGCACACCATCACGTACGCGAACAGCGGCTCCTCGGCCCTCACCCTGGCGCTGTCCCTCGACGCCAAGGACGCCGACGGCGCCCCGGCGCCGGCCGGCCTGTTCGGCCTCGACGCCTCCTCGGTGACGGTCCCGGCCGGCGGCACGGCCACCGTGACCGTCACCGTCCAGGCCGGCGCCGGACTGCCCGACCACTACTTCGGCGGTGAGGTGACCGCCACCGGCGACGGTGTGCAGGTGCAGACCCCGGTCGCGCTCGACGTCGCCCGTCACCGGTTGAGCCTCAAGCTCGTCGGGCCGGACGGCGGCGCGCCCACGGCCGAGCAGGGCTGGGTGACCCTCCTGACCGACCTGGACCGGCAGACCACCATGGTGTTCGGCGACCCCACGGCCACCACGTACCGGGTCCGCGCGGGCCGCTACCTGGTCCAGACCTACCTGCTGACCGGCGACCCGTTCCTCCCGGACGTCACCTCGCTGATGCGCCCGAGCCTCGACCTCACGACCGACCAGTCGCTCACCATGGACGCCCGCCTGGCCAAGCCGGTCACCGTGACGGTGCCGAACCCGAAGGCCACCGCGGTCCACCAGGAGTTCGGCTGGACGATCCGAACCGAGCAGCCGCAGATCTGGGGCAGCAACGACCCGTTCGGCGTGGTGATGGGCCTCCCGCTCGACCACGTGCGGACCGCCCAGATCGGGGCCGGCAGGACGCCCGGCTTCGTCTCCTACGTCAACGGGATCTGGGGTCAGGTGGCCGAGGACGGCAGCCTGCACAACAGCCCGTACGTCTACCGGGTCTACTTCTACGAGCCGGAGAAGATGATGACCGGGCTGACCCGCAGGCTGCGCGCGGGCGACTTCGCCACGGTCCGCTCCCGGGTCAGCGCGGACGTGGCCGGCGTGCCGGTCTCGCGGACCGCTGTCGCGCACGCGCCCGGCAACTCCCCGATCTACCGGGACGAGCGCAACATCCCGCCGAGCTTCAGCTACGACGCGCCGGGGACCATCACCGAGTACTACAACCAGGACAAGAAGGCGGTCTGGCAGTCGACCTCGTCGCAGCTGCGGTACACGTACTACGAGTCGCCGTGGACCAGCTTCCAGGCCGGGCGCACGTACGACGTGAGGTGGGCCAACGGGGTGGCCGGGCCGGTCTTCCCGGAGCCGAACTTCGGCCAGCAGTTCGCCACCCGCTACTGGGGCGACCTCCTGGGCGGGCCGGGGCCGCTGCACGGCGACGGCAGCGGGCACATGGGCTTCCGGCATCCCCGCGGCGGCAGTGTGGAGGTCAGCCTCTACCGCGACGGGGTCAAGATCGGCGACGCGACCCAGGCGCCCTGGGTGTGGAACGTGCCCGCGGAGAAGGGTGACTACCGACTCGCCGCGACCTTCCGCAGCGACCCGGCGTTCACCCTGTCGACAGTGGTCGACGCCGAGTGGACCTTCACGTCCACGCACGTGGCCGACGGCGATCTGGTGAAGCTGCCGATGACGGCGATCCGGTTCTCCCCGGACCTCGACATCGACAACCGGGCGCCGGCCGACCGGATGTTCGCGATTCCGATCTCGCTCGACCGTCAGATCGGGGCGGCGCCGGGGCGGACCACGGCCCTCACCGTCGAGGCGTCGTTCGACGACGGCCAGACGTGGCAGCGGCTGACCGTCCGGCGATCCGGCGAGAAGGCGGTCGCCTGGGTGCGAAACCCGACGGGTAGCGGCTTCGTCTCGCTGCGGGCCGCCGCGGCGGACACCGGGGGCAACACGGTCAAGCAGACCATCATCCGCGCCTACCGGTACTGA
- a CDS encoding AfsR/SARP family transcriptional regulator, whose amino-acid sequence MRAAVGETIGFSVLGSVRVVRAGAEVRLGARQQRLVLALLLARAGSPVSLNELVDMLWDEEAPASGANIVHRHVGVLRRLIEPGLPTRSAGRHLLRDLSGYRLRADEESLDLLAFRSLSRLAGRRLQEGDPEAALRHSLDGLRLWRGRCADGLEPATHRHPAFLAVEAERVQAVREAADAAERCGRLGAVLAPLRQAAEHHPLDESLQSRLLLALAADGRQAEAVETYRVVRRRLAEDLGIDPGEELREAYDRLLHQRIRPARTGPPSLPRPAQLPPDLPFFNGRDDLIAEARAAVATPGGPAVLAIDGMPGIGKTALAVHLAHGFAADYPDGQLYVDLRGYDGREPAMSPTEALRGFLGSLGVPQESIPAELHAQAGLYRSSLAGRRMVVVLDNCRDAEQIRHLLPGSPGCLVIVTSRSRLSTLLTTAGAHPLPVGLPSVEEARAALLRPLGAARLAADPAAIDAIIASCGRLPLALAVVAARAATRPGTPPAQIAAELARAPGSLDGFDGDDPQTGLRAVFSWSYQALSAPAARLFRLLPVHPGPDLSTAAAAGLAGVPLRTARTLLGELSRAHLVSEDLPDRYRTHDLLRAYAAELGEENDGPAERAAAELRCLEFYRASSYQAHRWLLTSEHHPLIEPGPGETPLRFAGHGDAMRWFTAERQALTALVRRAARQGRHTEAWQLALGMQHFFDRSGRWVDWTATGEVALEAARAGGDLIGQARMHRSLAGAAYFRHEHETAVGHLDRALELLARLGLHAEMTRAGINRAMILSAQGRHEEVVRALSAVLESWAAGDDKLLADVLVIMAGSCVDLDRVDEALRGAEQAMALSRAARYRLGVAEAWEVLGRVHAARREPGKAVDCWRESAVAYQEAAAAAPAAEVLALVGDALAAGGDQDAAVRAWQEALALIPYAQSRTGRRLAGLLAAITPRS is encoded by the coding sequence GTGCGGGCGGCAGTGGGTGAGACGATCGGCTTCTCGGTGCTCGGCTCCGTCCGGGTCGTCCGTGCCGGCGCCGAGGTGCGCCTGGGCGCCCGCCAGCAACGCCTCGTGCTCGCGTTGCTCCTGGCCCGGGCCGGTTCCCCGGTCTCGCTGAACGAGCTGGTCGACATGCTCTGGGACGAGGAGGCGCCGGCCAGCGGCGCGAACATCGTGCACCGGCACGTCGGGGTGCTCCGGCGGCTGATCGAGCCCGGCCTGCCCACCCGGTCGGCGGGCCGGCACCTCCTCCGGGACCTCTCGGGCTACCGGCTGCGCGCCGACGAGGAGTCCCTGGACCTGCTGGCGTTCCGGTCGCTGAGCCGGCTCGCGGGCCGTCGCCTCCAGGAGGGCGACCCGGAGGCGGCGCTGCGGCACTCCCTCGACGGGCTGCGGCTGTGGCGTGGCCGGTGCGCCGATGGCCTGGAACCGGCCACCCACCGGCATCCGGCGTTCCTCGCCGTGGAGGCCGAACGCGTCCAGGCCGTGCGCGAGGCCGCCGACGCCGCAGAGCGCTGCGGCCGGCTGGGCGCGGTGCTGGCGCCGTTGCGGCAGGCCGCCGAGCACCATCCGCTGGACGAGTCGCTGCAGAGCCGGTTGCTGCTGGCGCTCGCCGCCGACGGCCGCCAGGCGGAAGCCGTCGAGACGTACCGGGTGGTGCGCCGCCGGCTCGCCGAGGACCTGGGCATCGATCCGGGCGAGGAGTTGCGCGAGGCGTACGACCGGCTGCTGCACCAGCGCATCCGGCCGGCGCGTACCGGGCCGCCTTCTCTTCCCCGGCCCGCGCAGCTGCCACCGGACCTGCCCTTCTTCAACGGCCGGGACGACCTCATCGCCGAGGCCCGCGCCGCGGTCGCGACCCCGGGCGGCCCGGCGGTGCTCGCGATCGACGGCATGCCCGGGATCGGCAAGACCGCCCTCGCGGTCCACCTCGCCCACGGGTTCGCCGCCGACTACCCCGACGGCCAGCTCTACGTCGACCTGCGCGGATACGACGGGCGCGAGCCGGCCATGAGCCCCACGGAGGCGCTGCGCGGCTTCCTCGGCTCGCTCGGGGTCCCGCAGGAGAGCATCCCGGCCGAGCTGCACGCCCAGGCGGGCCTGTACCGCAGCAGCCTCGCCGGCCGGCGCATGGTGGTCGTGCTCGACAACTGCCGGGACGCCGAGCAGATCCGGCACCTGCTGCCGGGCAGCCCCGGCTGCCTGGTGATCGTGACCAGCCGCAGCCGGCTCAGCACCCTGCTGACCACGGCCGGCGCGCACCCGTTGCCGGTCGGCCTGCCGAGCGTCGAGGAGGCCCGCGCGGCGCTCCTGCGGCCGCTCGGCGCCGCCCGCCTCGCGGCGGACCCGGCCGCGATCGACGCCATCATCGCCAGCTGCGGGCGGCTCCCGCTCGCGCTGGCCGTGGTGGCCGCCCGCGCGGCCACCCGGCCGGGGACGCCACCGGCGCAGATCGCCGCGGAGCTGGCCCGCGCGCCCGGCAGTCTGGACGGGTTCGACGGCGACGACCCGCAGACCGGCCTGCGTGCCGTCTTCTCCTGGTCCTACCAGGCACTCTCCGCCCCGGCCGCCCGGCTCTTCCGGCTGCTGCCGGTCCATCCCGGCCCCGACCTCTCGACCGCCGCGGCGGCGGGCCTGGCCGGCGTCCCGCTGCGGACCGCGCGGACGCTGCTCGGCGAACTGAGCCGCGCGCACCTGGTCAGCGAGGACCTGCCGGACCGTTACCGCACCCACGACCTGCTGCGGGCCTACGCCGCGGAGCTGGGCGAGGAGAACGACGGCCCGGCCGAGCGCGCCGCCGCGGAGCTGCGCTGCCTGGAGTTCTACCGGGCCAGCAGCTACCAGGCGCACCGGTGGCTGCTGACCTCCGAGCACCATCCGCTGATCGAGCCGGGGCCGGGCGAGACGCCGCTGCGCTTCGCCGGGCACGGCGACGCCATGCGCTGGTTCACCGCCGAGCGGCAGGCCCTGACCGCGCTGGTCCGCCGGGCCGCCCGGCAGGGCCGGCACACCGAGGCCTGGCAGCTCGCCCTGGGCATGCAGCACTTCTTCGACCGCAGCGGCCGGTGGGTGGACTGGACGGCGACCGGCGAGGTGGCCCTGGAGGCCGCCCGGGCCGGCGGGGATCTGATCGGTCAGGCCCGGATGCACCGCAGCCTGGCCGGGGCGGCCTACTTCCGGCACGAGCACGAGACCGCCGTCGGGCATCTCGACCGGGCCCTCGAACTGCTGGCCCGGCTCGGCCTGCACGCCGAGATGACCCGGGCCGGGATCAACCGGGCCATGATCCTGAGCGCGCAGGGGCGGCACGAGGAGGTCGTCCGGGCGCTGTCGGCGGTGCTGGAGTCGTGGGCGGCCGGCGACGACAAGCTGCTCGCCGACGTCCTGGTGATCATGGCCGGCAGCTGCGTCGACCTGGACCGGGTCGACGAGGCCCTGCGCGGCGCCGAGCAGGCGATGGCGCTGTCGCGCGCGGCGCGGTACCGGTTGGGCGTCGCCGAGGCGTGGGAGGTGCTCGGCCGGGTGCACGCCGCGCGCCGGGAGCCCGGGAAGGCGGTCGACTGCTGGCGGGAGTCGGCCGTCGCCTACCAGGAGGCCGCGGCCGCGGCGCCGGCCGCGGAGGTGCTGGCGCTGGTCGGCGACGCCCTCGCCGCCGGCGGCGACCAGGACGCCGCGGTACGCGCCTGGCAGGAGGCGCTGGCCCTGATCCCGTACGCGCAGAGCCGGACCGGCCGGCGGCTGGCCGGCCTGCTCGCCGCGATCACGCCGCGTTCCTGA
- a CDS encoding serine/threonine-protein kinase — protein MPDVGDLIGDRYRLVARIAGGGMGEVWRAVDETLKRTVAVKVLHSRVMTDASAGERFRREARAMAALRHPGVAEVYDYGETTLPGASGLAYIVMAYVQGQPLSERIAEAGRLGAAETLSIVAQTARALQAAHDVDVVHRDVKPGNLVIEPDGHVVLVDFGIALSPDATELTAANQVVGTALYMAPEQLTRSGAIGPAVDVYALGCVAYHCLAGHPPFAGDNPVAVALRRLEEEPPPLPDDVPAPVRDLVASAMARSAGDRIPTAAALAATAEAVAGSPGAPTGPVLAAPAVPRAAGPTTRALPVVAAPPRRATGRRRAVAGIVLALLAAAAAAVVLADPAGWSPGPSGVPTPSVVRSDPDSGGGGPSGTPTRARNAPADPDVTTTTSSSRASQPAPADATPSRGDGTATTSATPSRAPSSAPSGESTGEPTQESTGAASASPSPQATE, from the coding sequence ATGCCAGATGTGGGGGACCTCATCGGCGACCGTTACCGCCTGGTCGCCCGGATCGCCGGCGGCGGCATGGGCGAGGTGTGGCGCGCCGTCGACGAGACGTTGAAGCGCACCGTGGCCGTCAAGGTGCTGCACAGCCGGGTCATGACCGACGCGAGCGCCGGTGAGCGTTTCCGGCGCGAGGCGCGGGCGATGGCGGCGCTGCGGCATCCCGGTGTCGCGGAGGTCTACGACTACGGCGAGACCACCCTGCCCGGCGCGTCCGGTCTCGCCTACATCGTGATGGCGTACGTGCAGGGCCAGCCGCTGTCGGAGCGGATCGCGGAGGCCGGTCGCCTCGGCGCCGCCGAGACACTGTCGATCGTCGCGCAGACCGCCCGCGCCCTCCAGGCCGCCCACGACGTCGACGTGGTGCACCGCGACGTCAAGCCGGGCAACCTCGTCATCGAGCCGGACGGGCACGTCGTCCTCGTCGACTTCGGCATCGCGCTGTCCCCGGACGCGACGGAGTTGACGGCCGCGAACCAGGTAGTGGGCACCGCCCTGTACATGGCGCCGGAGCAGCTGACCAGAAGCGGCGCCATCGGTCCCGCCGTGGACGTCTACGCGCTCGGGTGCGTGGCGTACCACTGCCTCGCCGGCCACCCCCCGTTCGCCGGTGACAACCCCGTGGCCGTGGCGTTGCGCCGCCTGGAGGAGGAGCCACCACCTCTGCCCGATGACGTCCCGGCACCCGTCCGCGACCTGGTCGCCTCCGCCATGGCCCGCAGCGCCGGTGACCGGATTCCGACCGCCGCGGCCCTGGCCGCCACCGCCGAGGCGGTCGCCGGATCACCCGGTGCGCCGACCGGTCCGGTGCTCGCGGCTCCGGCGGTGCCGCGAGCCGCCGGTCCCACGACCCGCGCGCTACCGGTGGTCGCCGCGCCGCCCCGGCGAGCGACGGGCCGCCGGCGGGCGGTCGCCGGCATCGTCCTGGCGCTCCTCGCCGCGGCAGCCGCCGCCGTCGTGCTCGCCGATCCCGCCGGGTGGTCGCCCGGCCCGTCCGGGGTGCCGACGCCGTCCGTGGTCAGATCGGATCCGGATTCCGGCGGCGGTGGCCCGTCGGGTACGCCGACCCGGGCGCGGAACGCCCCCGCCGACCCGGACGTGACCACGACCACGTCCTCGTCCCGAGCGTCCCAACCCGCGCCCGCCGACGCCACGCCGTCGCGCGGCGACGGGACTGCCACGACATCCGCCACACCGTCGCGGGCGCCGTCCAGCGCACCGTCCGGAGAGTCGACGGGGGAGCCGACGCAGGAGTCGACAGGTGCTGCGTCCGCCTCGCCGTCGCCGCAGGCGACCGAGTGA
- a CDS encoding class I SAM-dependent methyltransferase translates to MPDRALSFGTMAEAYERFRPGYPAAVFDTVLTYAGRPVRTALEIGAGTGKATRLFAERGVTVTATEPDGAMLAELRRHVPATVTTVRAAFEDLRPGGRYDLVYAAAALHWTEPEGRWSRVAALLEPGGVFASFGGPVRLADPAVEEAVRAARAPFLASDDVPSPDGTPPDQDMQWPGTELQRSGWFADVRQSVIERRATVTARDYVGLLSTVSAYLVLPGADREEVYRRIMRVLPETVEIVGDITVHLARQRHQP, encoded by the coding sequence ATGCCCGATCGCGCACTGAGCTTCGGAACGATGGCGGAGGCGTACGAACGGTTCCGGCCGGGGTATCCCGCGGCGGTCTTCGACACGGTGCTGACGTACGCCGGTCGGCCCGTCCGGACCGCCCTGGAGATCGGCGCCGGCACGGGCAAGGCGACCCGCCTCTTCGCGGAACGCGGGGTGACCGTCACCGCCACCGAGCCCGACGGGGCCATGCTCGCCGAGCTGCGCAGGCACGTACCGGCGACCGTCACGACCGTGCGGGCCGCGTTCGAGGACCTGCGGCCGGGCGGACGCTACGACCTGGTCTACGCGGCCGCCGCGCTGCACTGGACCGAGCCCGAGGGCCGGTGGTCGCGGGTGGCCGCGCTGCTGGAGCCGGGCGGGGTGTTCGCCTCGTTCGGCGGGCCGGTACGGCTGGCCGACCCGGCGGTGGAGGAGGCGGTGCGCGCGGCCCGGGCGCCGTTCCTGGCGAGCGACGACGTGCCGTCCCCGGACGGGACGCCTCCGGACCAGGACATGCAGTGGCCGGGCACCGAGCTTCAACGGTCCGGGTGGTTCGCCGACGTCCGGCAGTCCGTCATCGAGCGGCGCGCGACGGTGACCGCCCGCGACTACGTGGGCCTGCTCTCCACCGTCTCGGCCTATCTCGTCCTGCCGGGCGCGGACCGGGAGGAGGTGTACCGCCGGATCATGCGGGTCCTGCCCGAGACGGTCGAGATCGTCGGCGACATCACCGTTCACCTCGCGCGCCAGCGCCACCAACCGTAG